A region of the Perca flavescens isolate YP-PL-M2 chromosome 15, PFLA_1.0, whole genome shotgun sequence genome:
ccccccacccctacaaTCCAAGATCATCgatgcaaagtgaaaatatcgatACATATAGTCTGTAAGGTGccctttttattttagattcccacgttatatttattctttttattaaaaagatattttaaattaaaatgtctggaAGTACTCCTTAATGAAATTGTCAAATCCTatttaagttactttttttGAGTTGCTATAAATGTAACCGTGTAAATGGACACGTGGTATCGTCTCATATCGATCGCAGGCCCCAGAATTGAATGGAATCGAAATGGCATTGTGACAGACTTTAAGATATCAGCATATATTGTATCGCtgtccaaagaatcaatataatattgtgtCGTGATAGCACCTGTGATTTACACCCCTAAAAGAACATTGCAGTGTTTACATAtttcccctctcctcctgctcGGCCTACAGGCCTGCCCAGTTGACCACGGTAGGAAAGCGAGCGTGTCTGTGGCTGCAGGACTTGGCCATGGACATGCGGAACCTGCAGCGAGCCCGCGATGATCTGCGTTTCCGGGGGGTTAAGGGCACCACAGGCACCCAGGCCAGCTTCCTGCAGCTCTTTCAGGGGGACCATGATAAGGTATACATCATTAATAAATTGGCATGTAGACAATGATGAAGATTTAGAATTCAGAAGCATTTTATTATGGTGGATTATAAATGTAGCAATGCTCACGTTAAAAATCGTTTTTCTTTCATCAGGTAGAAGAGCTTGACAGAATGGTGACAAAGATGGCTGGCTTCGAAAAGTAAGTTCTGTAGTAAAGTACAAGAGATTTACACTCTCCTCCTCTAATACTGAGAAGAATCATATCTTTTCTCTCAGTATCATGGAAGAaatgtgattattattattattattattattaacacaaGACTAGCAGACGTGGAGATGATATGCGGTTATTGTGTAAACTGTTAAATGCCACGGCCACAAAAAGGGTGGTGTTATTTAAACTGGTTGTGGAGACTTTTCTCTGTTATTAGTCCTGATGATGTTGTTCCCACGCTCCACAGAGCCTACCTGGTAACTGGACAGACATACAGCCGTAAGGTGGACGTAGACTGTGTGGCCAGCCTGGCCAGTTTGGGAGCCACTGTCCACAAGGTAAGCTGCCGGCCGGAGCTGGAGACGCGTAGAatacacgtgtcaaactcaaggcccacgggccaaatccggcccgttGCAGATTAAGaaccggcccgtatatcaatttgggttcacaataaattttggccctcctagttgtgcgccaaaccaaaaacacaggaaagtgttttttaaaactgcaattacctgacattcaaagtagacatatggcagatttgccgactctgagactcagaaattcccccagaagcagcagaggtttcatattcaggctgtgaaacaggttgtttgtacaaaaatgcgacaaaaagcaacaaatttacaaaaagtggcaaaacagtcggaacaaaaatgaggaaaaaaagctaccaaaaagTGACGTGCAATAACAAAAGCACATCAATAAActgtacatgtctggcccttggtgtgattttctttttccagtgtggcccttagtgaaaatgagtttgaccccccctgGCGTAGAGGAACGTTGCCATCTAGTGGTGTTAGATGGAACTCTGGCACGTGCTCTGATAAACCTGCTCTTTCTTTTCCCTGACTTATGAAGTAGAATATGTATGCTTTGGACTGGTTTCTCACTgtgctgtctgtctgctgcagcTCTGTACAGACATCCGCCTGCTCGCCAACCTGAAGGAGATTGAGGAGCCTTTTGAGAAAGAGCAGATTGGTACATTCACTACATTACTTGCCATATAATCCTGTATTgcaggtagggctgggtatcattaaAAAGATTCCGATACTAATACTGTGACGTCGATACCAGTTCCTAAACGATAATTTtttacacattacggcacacacatatttttgtttattttcagcTCCTGCTACGTGTGCCCCGTCTGTGTGTAACATAGAATTTTTCCTACGtgcctctacgacgtgtaacgttaaacagccaatcacagacatggttagatcttggtagaagcatgctgcatgcttattgggtCATTGgctctgatgagatttactccttaagtattgaaattgggtattgaatgacgaggcatttttcgatactcaatactttagaggcaattcagtCGGTGCTTAAAAATGATTTGAATTCGGCACCCAGTCCTAATTGCAGGTATTTCGTGTGCAAAACCGTCACCATGAAGTTGTCGTCTCCCTCCAGGTTCCAGTGCCATGCCCTACAAGAGGAACCCGATGCGAGCAGAGCGTTGCTGCAGCTTGGCCCGTCATCTGGTGGCGCTGATGGCCGACCCGCTGCAGACGGCGTCCGTCCAGTGGCTGGAGAGGACGCTGGACGACAGCGCCAACAGGTCggccccaccacacacacacaaatgctccGCATGTGTGAGATACTGTGATGTGCTTGTGTTGGCAACCCGTAGTGTTACTCAGTTATTCCGTCAGAAGTTGTTTTTTGAATGAGCTAAAGGTATTCAGGTTCTGATTTGGTACTGGATCCTGCAGAGGctattctgtctctctctctctaagagctgcaactaacgattattattttcattgtcgattaatctgtcgattattttctcgatttgtttggtctataaaatgtcagaaaatggtgaaaaatgacgatcagttttttttaattcagtttactgtcacagggGAGTGAAGAAAGtgtaaatattaacatttaagtAGCTAGaatcaaagcatttttttttttttaatgactaaccaattaatcgattactaaaatagttggcgattaatgtaatagttgactGACTAATCGATTTAAAGTGCTTGTATTatgctttttgactttttccctttcctttattgtgttatatatcgttgttgtgcatgttataggtttacaaagtgaaaaagcccaaagtccccccccaaagggacttaccatctccaacagaaaacactgttcaccaactgctccaaacagctctattgtagtccagcctttacttcagagaccaacgtggtcactttgtaacacacgttataatgctcacctagctgctagcatggtacgccctcatactctgcttctgactggctagtagtccttacctaggtaatgcacatgtgcgactctcaacaaagatggtacagaagtgtgaCGTCTCACGCTGTAACTAAAACAGGGagatcaacacacagggtgaaaagaggagctgcagcaatgagcagtacaacaaaaatatggtgtttttatttttttattaaaccacatatacctattctggtataacctctaaataaagtgatgaacctgaaaatgagcataatatgagcactttaagggattcatctttgcagctctactctcTCTCTTACCCCCTTCACATTTCCTCATTCTTGCTCTCTCCCGCTCTCGTGTGCAGGAGGATCTCCCTGCCTGAGTCCTTCCTGACAGCTGACATCATCCTCAGCACTCTGCAGAACATCACCGAGGGACTGGTGGTCTACCCTAAAGTCATCGAGAGACACATCCGCCATGAGCTGCCCTTCATGGCCACAGAGAACATCATTATGGCCATGGTGAAGGCCGGAGGAAACAGACAGGTACTAGTGAGGAGTTTtggtttaaataatttattaaattgtgattgtattagggctgcacaatttaccgtttttttttttttttttcgccatcgcgatatcaactgccACAATAAACACTTTGCGAAAAGCTGCGACATATCACGAAACCCATACATAACGCtcagatttttatttgtgtaagttgaaagaaaatatcattaaaaaaactgcactttaaaatgtaactcattcttttttaaaagatgccttttaatattcaattcaatgttcaatttgttaatgttggaaatttcctttcattttgtttttaactcaacaagcaatttgttgtatttaagcAGAACACTGACCTCAGCAGAACTGCAAAAcagagtacactttaatatctgtttatttatcgtaAGTAATGTCGTTGCcgcaatattcaacaacgttatcgcatatttccctcatatcgtgcagctctGGATTGTATAAATGTGTAGCGTGTCCTGACCTTGTGTTATCAGCCTTTGTGCTTAAGACAACATATTTCTGTTCCCTCAGGACTGCCACGAGAAGATCCGTGTTCTCTCCCAGGAGGCAGCCGCTGTGGTCAAACAGGAGGGTGGGGATAACGACCTGCTGGCCAGAGTCCAGCGAGACCCCTACTTCGCCCCCATTCTGGGGCAGCTGGACGCCATACTGGACCCTAAGACCTTTATCGGCCGCGCTCCCCAGCAGGTACAAACGTGAACCGCCTCTGGTCTTTATTCTAGCTGCCTTCCTGACCATTACAAGAGCTctcagtagggctgggtacccaatttgatactttttaggcacagaCGGAATTGctctaaagtatcgagtatcgaaaaatgcctcgtcattcagtaccaaatttcaatacctaagaaATAAATCTCATCAgggtcagtgagccaataagcatgcagcatgcttctactaAGATATAATGTTGCTGGTGATTGGCGgtctaacgttacacgctgTAGAGGCCGGCAGGAAAAACTCTGttacagagacggggctcacctagtaggagctgaaaaataaatgaaaagatttttgctgtaatttctttttctttaaatggtTTTCATAAAAtttgtatcgaaaaaagtatcgctaaggaaccggtatcaaagtcactgTCTTGGTATCGAAAATGTTTGCCCTATACCCAGCATGTATACTAATggggagtaatgtatcctctggTCCAGGTGGCCAGGTTCCTGTCTGAGGAAGTCCGCCCCCTGCTGGAGCCTTACAAGGCTAAGATGGATGTCAAGATCGAGCTTGAGCTCTGACGGGCGCACACAGAGACGATGACTCGCACACAAATCCAAAGAAGGAGACTTCATGGTTGTGCGTGGCCATGCTGAACGCTGCACCTCAATAAAGAACAGTTGTTGAATGAATTCTTCCCTATCATAGTGTTTTCATTTCTGCCCGCTGCATTttaaaaagttataaaatagAATGTGATAAACTCAAAATCATACActttttaaaggacaattccgtcACAAAATGAACCTGGGGGTTAATGAGACGTGTAccaagtcgaccgttctctgggatatgttttcatgctaatcgaatgtgtctctagcttgaaacaagatagagcaaaccgctgattagcttataaagctagtcatcggggcagagggtaaagtaaggggtttctacaccactaacaaggctcaaaatagcaccacacttccacagtagcataatgagggtccctacatgtaaaccgaagcattgagaactttgtaagtgtacagacagtttattaaaaagataagaTTATGAAGCCCGTAGTATTCACATAcaagcaggcgccatcttgggaaaacagtcatgaccagtcgaaccacgAACGGCGTGCTTGAGCTacgttactggttgcacggcgttcgtttataagctaatcagtggtttgcgctagcttgtttctagctagagacacattccattagcatgaaaacatatcccaaaGAACTGTCAACtaggtacacatgtgttattaacccctaggttaattttgcgccggaattgtccttaaCTAAAACAGACTTTATAATGTTTATAtgatgtttatgtttattataatgttataataTCAATTATGTCAGTAATGCTTCTATCATCTTTATTGACAGAAACCAAGGGTCATATGTTGTGCTGCGGGGTTTTACAACCGGCTTcgtcattaaaacaaaaatgctaATCAAATACTTGTGAAGTgccgtggccgggttggttcagtgggtagagcaggtgcacatatactgagaggcttatgcctcgatgcagaggtccggggttcgagtccgacctgtgatgattacctgcgtgtcttccccctctctctccttttctcaccTAGCTCTCCTAtcgattaaaggcggaaaagcccaaaaaattatcttaaaaaaataaataaatacttgtgaAGTGAATTTCTAATCCACCACTTTATAACTTCACTATTATGATGACCGTCCCTTGACACCAAGACCTTAATATGGCATGTGTTTCACCCGGTACTATTTAAACCGTTAGGAACTTCCTGAACCTTTTTTAGAGTGTTTAGACTTTGTGGTTTGCTTTCAGCAAACGGAAAGGAAAAGGTAAACCGTCGAGGAGAGGAAACCCATGTTAGAGTTGGGAGGAAAGTTGTGCAAGAGGTTGTaaatctaaaaaagaaaaaacagctcAAAGTCCAGCCCAGCTCTTCCCTTGAAACAGTCATGTTACCGTACCTTACAGGGTAGTGGACCACTTTATAATTGAAATCTCAACtttttcaaatatttgttttgctttgttcaCCCTCTCAAAGTACACCCTTCCTCCTGCAGTAACCACATACACAACCACTGGTATTGATGGTACGTTGCGGACACAAAGTTGACTTGCGTGTGTGTACCATCAGGACAGAAGAGTGCAGCAGTGTCCAAGCTTACATCATCTGTTAGTGTGCTTACGGTAATGAGAAAGATGGCATGAGCTACTAAGATTTATTAGAGATCTGCATGTCAACCGGTGGGTACACATGtctcctctctcactctgttAACTTAATGTTACATTCTACTTTTACACTATGACTTTCAGTTGGTGGTTCGGTGTTTTAACTTTACCTATGACCTTTGTTTtgtgagggagaggaggaggaggaggaggaggtggtggtggtggtgtatgTTTCCCTCCATATGAACCAGGCAGCAGCTGGACTAACATGTGGCTGTGGGCACTGCTCCCCATCTGCCTGGCAGTCTTTGGCACTGTGGGCATTTGGACTGTGTGAGTATTAAGCTTTCTCCTTTATGACACTTAGAGTTTCGCTATTTCATCATAATTATCTTCTatcttttcctgctattgtattaaaccagtgcagtgcctgttgaaaatgtgcctgtttggaacaggTGAGATTGCCTGACCTGTGGTAATGCTGCTTGTAGatttcttcaaaaccaaattgtaccccaaaatgaattacagaaggaccccaaaccacttaatatgcaactccactgtatagcctatactactgacttacagtgtaggctacttctacatcagaggaagacattgtgctACTGTATGTACCTGACAGAGGAcgggcagattcagaatgtaatcacaaaatatcacaatgaaaatgtggagtaatcagacattagcctcatggactcatggcagtgcgctacccgtCCGGcctgttatgagagctaatcagcacctaTCTGcattaatcaaccaccagaaccggattgtgtgtgtgtgtgtgtgtgtgtgtgtgtgtacacggtAATGATATTAATGTTGTACATAAGTTAGCAGTAGTCTTAATTAATCCGATCCAGGGTGAGTTTGATGAAAACTCATGTGTCTGCCCGGTTTAAgtaatgtcttcctctgatgctactgtagaagtagcctacactgtaagtcagtagtaggctatacagtggagttgcatatgacttctgtaagtcattttagggtacaatttggttttgaagaattctacaagcagcaataccacaggtcAGGCAAttgcccgttccaaacaggcacattttctttttttttttttttttttaaacactttatttgtacatttccAGTTATAACATGAAACAATCATATTCTCTATCTTACAAATAATCATAGAAAAACAACCCCAccaagagaaagacaaagacagaccaaACCTAAAATCAACCTGACAGACTTGTCGGAGACCAAACAgtcacattttcaacgggcactgcactaaaaatataaatatgacaAAGGGTTGTTATCCTATACACGCACTTCATGGAATATTTCTTCTCTCATTCATTACAACACATTACGGTTGTTTTTGTCCCATTAGATTTGCTGTAGCTGTAACAAATGGATCAGTCAACCTCACAGAAGGAGTCCCTTACATCAGGTTGGTATGATTGCACTCAGAgatgatgaataaataaagtagTTAAAGTGATGCAGCAAAATGTTGAGCAAAACATGGATGTGAACAAGTTCACGTTGAATGATAATGCTTATATTTTCTCATCCTCCCGTTAGTCAGTGTGGCTCTTACAtccctcagagctgtttcttcTCCCAGATCTGCAACATCTGCTCCTTTTTAGGTAATGACAGATATATTTATGCCATTCTTGGAGAGTAGGAGTCCTTATTTACTCAAGTTCTGTCTATCACATGTTCTACTCTTGGTGGACCTGCTCTTGAAATcttgaacattttattttgtattgacATATTTAGAATTGATTGcttttaatgaaaacaaatggACCAGTACAATTTCAAGTTGGCactgtttttctttcaattttCCTTTTCATTAATACTTTTCAAGTAACTTCTGGACTTCttctgccctctctctctctctctctctctctctctgtgtgtcttagCCCTGTGTATTGTGCTGATCAGTTTCCAGCATGTTAGGGAATTTGGTAACCACGGAAAGGCCAACACAGCCAGCATTGTTTTGGGATCCATCTCCTCTGTAGGAATCTCCATCGTTGGCAACTTCCAGGTAACAgcccacaaaaagaaaaaaaatacatagtaatataataataataaaagagcTATTTGTTTTCATCTAACACATTATAATGACTCTATGCTCACTAAAATCC
Encoded here:
- the adsl gene encoding adenylosuccinate lyase, giving the protein MEGPDEFMKYRSPLVSRYASKEMAYNFSDRKKFTTWRKLWIYLAKAEKALGLPITDAQIVEMESHEVDIDFAMAAEEERKLRHDVMAHVHTFAHCCPTAAPIIHLGATSCYVGDNTDLIMLRDGFDLLLPKLARVIDRLANFAEKYADLPTLGFTHYQPAQLTTVGKRACLWLQDLAMDMRNLQRARDDLRFRGVKGTTGTQASFLQLFQGDHDKVEELDRMVTKMAGFEKAYLVTGQTYSRKVDVDCVASLASLGATVHKLCTDIRLLANLKEIEEPFEKEQIGSSAMPYKRNPMRAERCCSLARHLVALMADPLQTASVQWLERTLDDSANRRISLPESFLTADIILSTLQNITEGLVVYPKVIERHIRHELPFMATENIIMAMVKAGGNRQDCHEKIRVLSQEAAAVVKQEGGDNDLLARVQRDPYFAPILGQLDAILDPKTFIGRAPQQVARFLSEEVRPLLEPYKAKMDVKIELEL